A window of the Bacillus andreraoultii genome harbors these coding sequences:
- a CDS encoding GNAT family N-acetyltransferase produces MLIRYKKAFEKIAMGLLSFMPNEKDIKKLQQTIKEYEANDKWTLFLWKQEDDLVAIIGVYELDDDVLEVQHISVNPSYRGQGIGKGMVRALKEMFPDKQIIPTKEVQSFFYHCDQ; encoded by the coding sequence ATGTTAATTCGATATAAAAAAGCATTTGAAAAGATTGCGATGGGTTTACTGTCCTTTATGCCTAATGAAAAGGATATAAAAAAATTACAACAAACCATAAAAGAGTACGAGGCAAATGATAAATGGACTTTGTTCTTATGGAAGCAAGAAGACGACCTAGTCGCTATTATTGGTGTTTATGAGTTGGATGATGATGTATTAGAGGTACAACATATATCAGTTAATCCTTCTTATCGGGGGCAAGGCATCGGTAAAGGGATGGTAAGGGCGTTAAAAGAGATGTTTCCTGATAAACAAATTATACCGACAAAAGAGGTCCAATCTTTTTTTTATCATTGTGACCAATAA
- a CDS encoding segregation/condensation protein A gives MLMNFKTAGFEGPLDLLLHLIKTLEIDIYDIPMHEITEQYLLYIQTMQELELDVASEYLVMAATLLAIKSQMLLPKYNEAIDEDGMYEEGFQEDPRDELVTRLIEYRKYKEASIKLKEKEANRLLIYTKPPSDLSEYSSQVAMTNTDKTVTVYDMLGAFHKLMRRQRLQKPLHTKITREEISIEKRMEEVYEVLENASDWMNFYDLFPYTDKSNIVTTFLAILELLKRNQIFIQQMGNFDDIWLTAKGME, from the coding sequence ATGTTGATGAATTTTAAAACAGCTGGTTTTGAAGGCCCATTGGATTTACTTTTACATTTAATTAAAACATTGGAAATTGATATATATGATATTCCAATGCATGAAATAACAGAACAGTATTTATTATATATACAAACGATGCAAGAATTGGAACTTGATGTAGCCAGTGAGTACCTTGTAATGGCTGCGACTCTTTTGGCTATAAAAAGTCAAATGTTACTTCCAAAATATAATGAAGCAATCGATGAAGATGGCATGTACGAAGAAGGATTCCAAGAAGATCCCCGTGATGAGCTCGTGACAAGATTAATTGAATACCGCAAATATAAAGAAGCTTCGATTAAATTGAAAGAAAAAGAAGCAAATCGGCTCTTAATTTATACAAAGCCACCGAGTGATTTATCCGAGTACTCTTCCCAAGTTGCAATGACGAATACGGATAAAACTGTAACTGTATATGATATGTTAGGTGCCTTTCATAAATTAATGCGTCGACAAAGATTACAAAAACCACTCCATACTAAAATTACCCGTGAAGAAATTTCAATCGAAAAACGAATGGAAGAAGTGTATGAAGTTCTGGAAAATGCTTCAGACTGGATGAATTTTTATGATCTTTTTCCTTATACAGATAAAAGTAATATAGTAACAACCTTTCTAGCAATTCTCGAATTGTTGAAGAGAAATCAAATTTTCATTCAACAGATGGGTAACTTTGATGATATATGGCTAACTGCAAAAGGAATGGAATAA
- the scpB gene encoding SMC-Scp complex subunit ScpB encodes MNQEPSFGILESLLFAAGDEGLSLKQMANVMEIPEQEVLELLNLLQEEYEKNKQRGITIVQFAGTYQLATKKEYVNYLKRLVEVPNSSTLSQAALETLTIIAYKQPITRAEIEDIRGVKTERPIQTLTAKGLIQEVGRAEGTGRPILYGTTVEFLDYFGLKDLKELPPLPETDENDITQEEADLFFEKLK; translated from the coding sequence TTGAACCAGGAACCATCGTTTGGTATTTTAGAAAGTTTATTATTTGCTGCTGGTGATGAAGGGTTGTCACTTAAGCAAATGGCAAATGTGATGGAAATCCCTGAACAAGAAGTTTTGGAACTGTTAAATCTGTTACAAGAGGAATATGAAAAGAATAAGCAAAGAGGAATCACAATCGTTCAATTTGCAGGTACTTACCAACTAGCAACAAAAAAAGAATACGTAAATTATTTGAAACGATTAGTAGAAGTTCCGAATTCATCGACATTATCTCAAGCCGCGTTGGAAACTTTAACGATTATTGCTTATAAACAACCAATTACAAGAGCTGAGATTGAAGATATTCGAGGGGTGAAAACAGAACGTCCAATCCAAACGTTAACAGCAAAAGGACTAATCCAAGAAGTTGGACGAGCTGAAGGAACTGGCCGTCCAATTTTGTATGGTACAACAGTAGAATTTTTAGACTACTTTGGTTTAAAAGATTTGAAAGAACTACCTCCTTTGCCTGAAACCGATGAAAATGACATAACGCAAGAAGAAGCAGATCTTTTCTTCGAGAAATTAAAATAA
- a CDS encoding D-alanyl-D-alanine carboxypeptidase family protein encodes MWRSIKRFLIIIVFISLFLNMFSSIHTSASPIGGVNSYSAIVMDQKTGRVFFEKNAHEKRRIASITKIMTAIIAIESGKLDEVVTVSENAVRAEGSSVFLKQGEKIKLEDLVYGLMLRSGNDAAVAIAEHVGGSKEGFVFMMNEKAEQIGMKNTHFANPHGLDDHEEHYSTAYDMAILTKYAMQNDEFRKISAAKVHYAPNPDSQWQRKWTNKNRLLTELYKYSTGGKTGYTKRAKRTLVSTASKDGMDLIAVTLNTPSQTDWTEHIQMFEYVFEQYDYHVVVPHGPIEKVKNKVYKDHAQIAHDYVYPISEEEKDFFKVKYRLIKPKKSWKQNRDEIPEIIGKTEIYFKDEAIHSMPIYYKSDEETKNSFFDQFKQIFGSIIGVRQI; translated from the coding sequence ATGTGGAGAAGCATCAAGCGGTTCCTAATTATAATCGTTTTCATTTCATTATTTCTAAACATGTTTTCATCGATACATACTTCTGCTAGTCCAATTGGAGGAGTAAATTCATATAGTGCTATTGTAATGGATCAAAAAACAGGACGTGTATTTTTTGAAAAAAATGCTCATGAAAAAAGACGTATAGCGAGTATTACTAAAATTATGACAGCAATCATTGCCATTGAGTCAGGTAAGCTTGATGAAGTTGTAACAGTAAGTGAAAATGCTGTTCGTGCTGAAGGATCATCTGTATTTTTGAAACAAGGTGAGAAAATCAAGCTAGAAGATCTCGTCTATGGTCTTATGCTTCGTTCTGGAAATGATGCTGCGGTAGCGATAGCAGAACATGTTGGGGGAAGTAAAGAAGGATTTGTATTTATGATGAATGAAAAAGCAGAACAAATTGGTATGAAAAATACTCATTTTGCTAATCCACATGGGTTAGATGACCACGAAGAACATTATTCAACCGCTTATGATATGGCCATTTTAACAAAATATGCGATGCAAAATGATGAGTTTCGTAAAATTTCAGCCGCAAAAGTTCATTACGCACCAAATCCAGATAGTCAGTGGCAACGAAAATGGACAAACAAAAATCGACTTCTTACAGAGCTATATAAATATTCAACGGGTGGAAAAACAGGTTACACAAAACGTGCAAAGAGAACATTAGTATCGACAGCATCTAAGGATGGAATGGACTTAATAGCGGTGACATTAAATACACCTTCTCAAACGGATTGGACGGAACATATTCAGATGTTTGAGTATGTATTTGAGCAGTATGATTACCATGTTGTTGTTCCGCACGGGCCGATTGAAAAAGTGAAAAATAAAGTATATAAAGACCACGCTCAAATCGCACATGATTATGTGTATCCAATAAGTGAAGAAGAAAAAGATTTCTTTAAAGTGAAGTACCGTTTAATTAAACCGAAAAAATCATGGAAGCAAAATCGTGATGAAATACCAGAAATTATCGGAAAAACAGAAATCTATTTCAAAGATGAAGCCATTCATTCAATGCCTATTTATTACAAAAGTGATGAAGAGACAAAAAACTCGTTTTTTGATCAATTTAAGCAAATCTTTGGATCAATCATAGGGGTTAGGCAAATATGA
- a CDS encoding nucleoside recognition domain-containing protein, translating into MINLIWVMMIIVGIVFALFNGTMDEVNKAIFQGAQDAVTLCIGFISVLVFWLGLMKIAQVSGLLDKLSNVFRPIVKKIFPDIPDDHPVMGYILSNMIANMFGLGNAATPLGIKAMEELKELNGGKNEASRSMVTFLVINTASITIIPTTVLSIRMNYDSASPAEIVLPTIIASVFATVCAIIIDRMLYNRKNRNRVK; encoded by the coding sequence ATGATTAATTTGATATGGGTAATGATGATTATTGTTGGAATTGTTTTTGCTTTATTTAATGGGACGATGGATGAAGTGAATAAAGCGATTTTTCAAGGGGCACAAGATGCTGTTACATTATGTATCGGATTTATTAGTGTTTTAGTTTTTTGGTTAGGTTTGATGAAAATTGCACAAGTATCAGGATTGCTAGATAAACTTTCCAATGTGTTTAGACCGATTGTAAAAAAGATTTTTCCAGATATTCCGGATGATCATCCAGTAATGGGATATATATTATCGAACATGATTGCCAATATGTTTGGTCTCGGAAATGCGGCTACTCCTTTAGGTATTAAAGCAATGGAGGAATTAAAAGAGTTAAATGGTGGGAAAAATGAGGCTTCGAGGTCGATGGTTACATTTTTAGTTATTAATACAGCGAGTATAACGATTATTCCAACGACCGTACTATCCATCCGAATGAATTATGATTCCGCATCACCTGCAGAAATCGTACTCCCAACCATTATTGCCTCTGTTTTCGCAACGGTTTGTGCAATAATAATCGACCGAATGTTGTACAATCGAAAAAATAGAAATCGGGTGAAATAA
- a CDS encoding spore maturation protein — translation MEIISKISLWIIPILIGFILIHGTWKKVPTYEVFVEGGKEGIKIAISIIPFLVGMLVAISIFRASGALEFFVSLLRPILEWIGVPAEIVPLAILRPISGNAALGVTSDLIATYGPDSFIGRLASVMQGSTDTTFYILTVYFGAVGIKKMGDSLKIGLIADLLGYIASIIVVTLFFGMN, via the coding sequence ATGGAAATCATCTCGAAAATCTCGTTATGGATTATACCAATTTTAATAGGCTTTATTTTAATACATGGGACGTGGAAAAAGGTACCAACTTATGAAGTATTTGTGGAAGGTGGTAAAGAAGGAATAAAAATCGCCATCTCAATTATACCGTTTTTAGTTGGTATGTTAGTAGCAATCTCTATTTTTCGCGCATCAGGTGCATTGGAGTTTTTTGTTAGTTTATTGAGACCTATTTTAGAATGGATTGGTGTTCCTGCTGAGATCGTTCCGCTTGCGATACTCAGACCAATATCTGGTAATGCAGCCTTAGGTGTAACGAGCGATCTAATTGCAACTTATGGACCTGATTCTTTTATTGGTAGACTCGCATCGGTCATGCAAGGAAGTACAGATACTACATTTTATATATTGACCGTGTATTTCGGTGCTGTCGGGATAAAGAAAATGGGGGATTCATTAAAAATAGGCTTAATCGCAGACTTACTTGGTTATATTGCTAGTATTATTGTCGTCACATTATTTTTCGGAATGAATTGA
- a CDS encoding pseudouridine synthase: MERLQKVIAHAGIASRRKAEELIKQGKVTVNGKVITELGVKVSSKDKIEVNGIKIEQEEPVYYLLYKPRGVVSTVNDDKNRKTVIDLFPNVESRIYPVGRLDYDTSGLLLMTNDGEFANLITHPKYQIDKTYVAKVKGIPTREDLKKLQRGVKLEDGLTEPAQVKFLSGDRKKGTAIIEITIHEGKNRQVRRMFEHIGYPVMKLKRERLAFLTLQGLNAGEHRPLTPHEIKRLLALANNGSANL, from the coding sequence TTGGAAAGATTACAAAAGGTAATTGCACACGCAGGTATTGCATCAAGAAGGAAAGCAGAAGAGTTAATAAAACAGGGGAAAGTGACTGTAAATGGAAAAGTCATTACTGAACTTGGGGTAAAAGTCAGTTCAAAAGATAAAATAGAAGTGAACGGAATCAAGATTGAACAAGAGGAGCCAGTATACTATTTACTGTATAAACCAAGAGGAGTCGTATCGACTGTTAATGATGATAAAAATAGAAAAACGGTCATTGATTTATTTCCTAACGTGGAAAGCCGTATATATCCAGTCGGTCGATTAGACTACGATACTTCAGGATTATTATTAATGACAAACGATGGTGAATTTGCAAATCTTATAACCCATCCTAAATATCAAATTGATAAAACGTACGTAGCAAAAGTAAAAGGAATTCCAACAAGAGAGGATCTAAAGAAGTTACAGCGTGGTGTTAAGTTGGAAGATGGGCTAACCGAACCAGCACAAGTGAAATTTTTATCGGGTGATCGAAAAAAAGGAACCGCGATTATTGAGATTACGATTCATGAAGGGAAAAATCGACAAGTTCGTCGTATGTTTGAACATATAGGTTACCCTGTAATGAAATTAAAACGGGAACGGCTTGCATTTTTAACATTACAAGGACTTAATGCTGGAGAACATAGACCGCTTACGCCACATGAAATAAAAAGATTACTTGCACTTGCAAATAATGGCTCGGCAAATTTATAA
- the resA gene encoding thiol-disulfide oxidoreductase ResA has translation MNKKRRLVLRTVILIVLAAAIIFTLYANFTKNDRKIATVGEQAPDFVLEDLDGRKYRLSDFKGKGVFLNFWGTFCDPCKREMPYMDNQYKKFKDQGVEIIAVNVGETDLAIETFANQYNLSFPIVVDNGEVQKAYGIYPLPATFLISPEGKVVDYIEQSLTEDMIADYMNQIKPE, from the coding sequence GTGAATAAGAAAAGAAGACTCGTTCTTAGAACAGTAATTCTAATCGTGTTAGCCGCTGCAATTATATTTACTTTATATGCAAATTTTACAAAGAATGATAGAAAAATAGCTACAGTTGGTGAACAAGCCCCTGATTTTGTACTAGAGGACTTGGATGGGCGCAAATACCGATTATCTGATTTCAAAGGAAAAGGTGTCTTTTTAAACTTTTGGGGAACATTTTGTGATCCTTGTAAAAGAGAAATGCCTTATATGGATAATCAATATAAGAAATTTAAAGATCAAGGTGTAGAAATTATTGCTGTAAATGTTGGAGAAACTGATTTGGCAATTGAAACCTTTGCTAATCAATATAACTTATCGTTTCCGATCGTCGTAGATAATGGTGAAGTTCAAAAAGCATACGGTATTTACCCTTTACCGGCGACTTTTTTAATTAGTCCTGAAGGAAAAGTTGTTGATTATATCGAACAATCATTAACAGAGGATATGATTGCGGATTACATGAATCAAATAAAACCAGAGTAG
- the resB gene encoding cytochrome c biogenesis protein ResB, with amino-acid sequence MEKVKCDCGHVNPHGTILCEACGKVLVEENKKNRLLDMRYEGSARRSQTYKKTIIDKIWNFFSSVKVGVALIIITLIASIIGTILPQEGNISIQGAISDYYEEHYGAFGKIYYLLGFHHLYSSWWYLLLIASIGASLVICSLDRVIPLYKALKNQRVTRNVNFLNRQRLYNNSEIKLTDNDLQIFKKHLKKKHYKIREENGNILAEKARFSRWGPYINHIGLIIFLAGAMLRFVPGLYVNEALWIKEGETLVIPGTDKEYYLTNHQFIMEVYDESDGEVFKAALKEKGGVVKNYQSNVTLYKAEASLPGEEPELNKVKDYEIKVNKPLKFDQFSLYQSSYQLNEMTKMTFTLMNKKTGEQFGDVTIDLEEPKKIYHLSDGYTVELLSYFPDFEISDGVPKTKSSKPLNPAFAFKMITPDRPEGEVSFAAIQQTIEPMGENEYKMSFKNVDTVNYSGITVRKDLTLPFIALGGAIFLIGVAQGSFWYHRRIWLKQEEGLLHIAGHTNKNWYGFLKEIEKIVSGTNIPIPIDQTAERETKDGNIGQGVDVNG; translated from the coding sequence ATGGAAAAAGTAAAATGTGATTGTGGACATGTAAACCCCCATGGAACGATTCTTTGTGAAGCATGTGGGAAAGTTTTAGTTGAAGAAAATAAGAAAAATAGACTACTAGATATGCGTTATGAAGGAAGTGCAAGAAGATCACAAACATATAAAAAAACGATAATTGATAAAATATGGAATTTCTTTTCTTCAGTAAAAGTTGGTGTTGCCTTAATTATCATTACACTCATCGCTTCAATCATTGGAACAATTTTACCACAAGAAGGAAATATTTCAATACAGGGCGCAATAAGCGACTATTACGAGGAACATTATGGTGCTTTTGGAAAGATATACTATCTGCTTGGTTTTCATCATTTATATAGTTCTTGGTGGTATTTATTATTAATTGCTTCAATTGGAGCATCACTAGTTATTTGTAGTCTTGATCGTGTTATCCCGTTGTATAAAGCATTGAAAAATCAAAGGGTTACCCGAAATGTTAACTTTTTGAATCGACAACGGCTTTATAATAACAGTGAAATAAAGTTAACAGACAACGATTTACAAATATTCAAGAAACATTTAAAAAAAAAGCACTATAAAATACGGGAAGAAAATGGAAACATACTGGCGGAGAAAGCAAGATTCTCAAGATGGGGTCCTTATATTAATCATATTGGATTAATTATTTTTCTAGCTGGCGCGATGCTTCGATTTGTTCCTGGCTTGTATGTCAATGAAGCGTTATGGATAAAAGAAGGAGAGACATTAGTAATTCCGGGAACAGATAAGGAATATTATTTAACTAATCATCAATTTATTATGGAAGTTTATGATGAATCAGACGGGGAAGTATTCAAAGCGGCGTTAAAGGAAAAAGGTGGAGTTGTAAAAAATTACCAGTCTAACGTGACACTTTATAAAGCAGAGGCATCATTACCTGGTGAAGAACCAGAGTTGAATAAGGTAAAAGATTATGAGATTAAAGTTAATAAACCGTTGAAGTTTGATCAGTTTTCCCTTTATCAATCAAGTTATCAATTAAATGAAATGACAAAAATGACGTTTACTTTAATGAATAAAAAAACAGGTGAACAATTTGGTGATGTGACGATTGATTTAGAAGAGCCGAAGAAGATTTATCATTTATCAGACGGCTATACTGTTGAGTTATTAAGCTATTTTCCAGATTTTGAGATTAGTGATGGTGTTCCAAAAACAAAATCAAGTAAACCGTTAAATCCAGCTTTTGCTTTTAAAATGATTACCCCTGATAGGCCAGAAGGGGAAGTGAGTTTTGCAGCCATTCAACAAACGATTGAGCCGATGGGTGAAAATGAGTATAAAATGTCTTTTAAAAATGTAGATACAGTAAATTATTCAGGGATAACCGTTAGAAAAGATTTAACATTACCTTTCATTGCTTTAGGTGGAGCTATATTTTTGATAGGGGTTGCACAAGGTTCATTCTGGTATCATCGAAGAATATGGTTAAAACAAGAAGAGGGTCTATTACACATTGCAGGACATACGAATAAAAACTGGTACGGCTTTTTGAAGGAAATTGAAAAAATTGTAAGCGGTACAAATATACCGATACCAATTGATCAAACAGCCGAGAGAGAGACAAAGGATGGAAACATTGGACAAGGGGTGGATGTAAATGGTTGA